A single region of the Gossypium arboreum isolate Shixiya-1 chromosome 12, ASM2569848v2, whole genome shotgun sequence genome encodes:
- the LOC108478944 gene encoding uncharacterized protein LOC108478944, producing MQRRSNRPSPLPVASPAPEDNHSPLKSTIFNKRKRTIAANASRSTPASAFFNLQSSPPNHKTLTTISDLKEFVSSRLEDIKHNLIDRSHSEILKDLDASHWRLHKRFKIQTQACQQAIEEAEKEYKKILEKIDESHEAMKASYAEFMADAQATASRVCKTSISELSKSFEKRIDDLRSQFGMPSA from the exons ATGCAGAGGAGAAGTAATCGACCATCGCCATTGCCAGTGGCATCTCCTGCTCCAGAGGATAACCATTCTCCGCTCAAATCAACCATTTTCAACAAAAGGAAGAGGACTATAGCAGCTAACGCCTCCCGTTCGACTCCAGCTTCCGCTTTCTTCAACCTCCAATCCTCACCGCCTAATCACAAAACCCTAACCACCATCTCCGACCTCAAGGAATTTGTGTCTTCTCGACTGGAGGATATAaagcataacctcatcgaccgaTCTCACTCTGAGATTCTTAAGGATCTTGACGCCTCTCACTGGCGCCTCCATAAGCGCTTCAAG ATCCAGACACAAGCATGCCAACAAGCGATTGAGGAAGCTGAAAAGGAATACAAGAAGATATTGGAAAAGATTGATGAAAGCCATGAAGCAATGAAA GCTTCATATGCAGAATTCATGGCAGATGCACAAGCCACTGCTTCCCGTG TTTGCAAAACTTCCATTTCTGAGCTTTCTAAGTCATTTGAGAAACGAATTGACGATCTCCGCAGCCAATTTGGAATGCCATCCGCTTAG